A window of Bacteroidota bacterium contains these coding sequences:
- a CDS encoding ABC transporter permease → MTWKRFKKNKLAMCGLLVVVLALSVSILGSLIRPDSTPMANQMNLQLSTKAPGFKVQLLSIRKNTSQPKTGLWGRMFFGGQESDYLLVPIDRYYFDGKDIVVVEYSGVPNFKGIVQRYTLPDVLYPLRFESKVSRDLKNRCSFYTADGTLQTESIAAMQQKILNKNLRTKTFWLGTDRFGRDLLSRLMSGTLISMAIGLISVLISIVLGLILGSIAGYYRGWIDQAIMWLIQVVWSIPTLLLVIAITLSLGKGFWQIFIAVGFTMWVEIARVVRGQVMSLREKEFIEAGKSLGFSHFRIIFRHILPNVMGVVSILAASNFANAILMEAGLSFLGIGVQAPMTSWGSMIKDHYGYIVVDAAYLAILPGLAIFLLVLAFTLVGNGLRDALAEKDSVKVSF, encoded by the coding sequence ATGACGTGGAAGCGCTTTAAAAAAAACAAGCTAGCGATGTGTGGATTGCTAGTAGTTGTTTTAGCGCTCAGTGTAAGCATTTTAGGTTCCCTAATTCGGCCCGATTCCACACCTATGGCCAATCAAATGAATTTGCAATTAAGCACAAAAGCGCCCGGATTTAAGGTTCAATTGTTAAGCATCCGTAAAAACACAAGTCAACCTAAGACAGGCCTTTGGGGAAGAATGTTTTTTGGGGGGCAGGAAAGCGACTATTTATTGGTTCCCATCGATAGGTATTATTTTGATGGAAAAGACATCGTGGTGGTGGAATATTCTGGAGTGCCCAATTTTAAGGGAATTGTACAACGCTACACGCTCCCCGATGTGCTTTATCCGTTACGTTTCGAAAGCAAAGTTTCGAGGGATTTAAAAAACAGATGTAGTTTTTATACTGCGGATGGGACACTCCAAACTGAATCTATTGCAGCTATGCAGCAAAAAATTTTGAACAAAAACCTACGTACAAAAACCTTTTGGTTAGGCACCGATCGCTTTGGGCGGGATTTGTTGAGCAGACTTATGTCAGGCACGCTTATATCGATGGCGATAGGCCTTATATCGGTGCTAATTTCTATCGTGTTGGGTTTAATCTTGGGCAGTATAGCCGGGTATTACCGCGGATGGATAGACCAAGCAATAATGTGGTTAATTCAAGTTGTTTGGAGTATTCCCACTCTATTGCTGGTAATTGCCATTACACTCAGTTTGGGTAAAGGTTTTTGGCAAATTTTTATAGCAGTAGGATTTACCATGTGGGTCGAAATTGCACGTGTAGTGCGCGGACAAGTGATGAGCCTCCGTGAAAAAGAATTTATTGAAGCCGGAAAGTCTTTAGGATTCAGTCATTTCAGGATTATTTTCAGGCATATTCTTCCGAATGTTATGGGAGTAGTAAGTATCCTTGCTGCTTCTAATTTTGCAAATGCTATTTTAATGGAAGCAGGATTAAGCTTTTTAGGAATTGGAGTGCAGGCCCCCATGACCAGTTGGGGCAGTATGATTAAAGATCATTATGGCTATATTGTGGTGGATGCAGCCTATTTGGCGATTTTACCGGGCTTGGCTATATTTCTTTTAGTACTTGCTTTTACTTTGGTAGGAAATGGTTTGCGGGATGCATTAGCGGAAAAAGACTCAGTGAAGGTTTCTTTTTAA
- the lhgO gene encoding L-2-hydroxyglutarate oxidase has protein sequence MENIDYDIIIVGGGIVGLAAAYKINTRYPSKRILVLEKEKEVAAHQTGHNSGVIHSGIYYKPGSYKAKNCVDGRRELVAFAKEHKIAHDICGKVIVATDQSELAHMNKVFNNGKANDVEGIELIDSKRIKEIEPYCEGISGIWVPCTGIIDYAEVSRKYTELIRSKFAGSKVLTEHEVTAFEKHAESTTVVTPKGKFIGKYIITCAGLQSDRIAKKEGTASAAAIVGFRGDYYDLSEKGMKKVKNLIYPVPNPQFPFLGVHFTRMIHGGTECGPNAVFVFKREGYGKTDFSLKDTVDAFTFGGTWKFFRKHWRFGLDEYKGAFSKKLFLNRLHKLIPSLEMDDLVPGRAGVRAMALAPEGEMIDDFKIEKNGNAIHVLNAPSPAATASLAIGSAIEQMASEYFHLN, from the coding sequence ATGGAAAATATAGATTACGACATTATTATAGTAGGAGGAGGAATTGTTGGATTGGCTGCAGCGTATAAAATTAATACCCGTTATCCGTCCAAAAGGATTTTAGTTTTAGAAAAGGAAAAGGAAGTTGCTGCGCATCAAACCGGCCATAATTCAGGCGTAATTCACTCCGGTATTTATTATAAACCGGGTTCTTACAAAGCAAAAAATTGTGTGGACGGAAGACGTGAATTAGTTGCCTTTGCAAAGGAACATAAAATTGCACACGACATTTGCGGAAAGGTGATTGTGGCAACCGATCAAAGTGAATTGGCCCACATGAACAAAGTGTTCAATAATGGCAAAGCCAATGATGTAGAAGGAATTGAACTCATAGACAGCAAACGCATAAAAGAAATTGAACCCTATTGTGAAGGGATTTCAGGGATTTGGGTGCCGTGTACCGGAATTATTGATTATGCAGAGGTTTCACGAAAATATACGGAACTCATCCGATCAAAATTTGCAGGAAGTAAAGTGCTTACCGAGCATGAAGTTACTGCATTTGAAAAGCATGCAGAAAGTACCACAGTAGTTACTCCCAAAGGAAAATTTATCGGAAAATACATCATTACCTGTGCAGGTTTGCAAAGCGATCGCATAGCTAAAAAGGAAGGTACTGCTTCCGCTGCAGCAATAGTAGGCTTTCGCGGCGATTATTATGATTTATCGGAAAAGGGAATGAAAAAAGTTAAGAACCTGATTTATCCTGTTCCTAATCCACAATTTCCATTCTTAGGCGTACATTTTACCCGCATGATTCATGGCGGAACGGAATGCGGACCCAATGCAGTTTTTGTGTTTAAGCGCGAAGGCTATGGGAAGACCGATTTTTCATTAAAGGATACGGTGGATGCATTTACTTTTGGCGGCACTTGGAAATTTTTCCGCAAGCATTGGCGCTTTGGATTAGATGAATACAAGGGAGCTTTTTCTAAAAAATTATTTTTAAACCGCTTACATAAATTAATTCCAAGTCTCGAAATGGATGACTTAGTTCCGGGTCGCGCAGGAGTACGGGCCATGGCACTAGCGCCCGAAGGAGAAATGATTGATGATTTTAAAATCGAAAAAAACGGAAATGCCATTCATGTGCTCAATGCTCCCTCTCCGGCAGCTACTGCTTCTTTGGCAATTGGTTCGGCTATTGAGCAAATGGCAAGTGAGTATTTTCATTTAAACTAA
- a CDS encoding glycosyltransferase: MMNNAFLILLIIGILLQLLYAAGVLLLSLGWRKTAEFIAPMDAVCNTLVSVILPARNEEKNIERCLNALMNQSYPAALFEIIVVDDNSSDKTALLVKDFCKNHPQLRIQLIELPELIETIAPKKRAIEKGVELSSGDLLLMTDADCWVSSTWIQTMVLFYIESDAKLIVGPVIVEQDAHSGILQAFEKLDFFSLVISGASSLYYNKALLCNGANLAVDKKAYAKVIQETKGQSIASGDDMFLMLAIQSNFSEAVKFLKSNEALVKTKAQSNFLSLLSQRKRWASKSFLYADGYLTLVSLLVILVHIFLLLTGILSIFNFSFLPLFLGLFLSKTIIDLIFLYPIANFFGDSNMLWKIIPTELINIFFIPLIGIASFKKAYRWKARKLN; encoded by the coding sequence ATGATGAATAACGCATTCTTAATTCTTCTAATTATAGGCATTCTACTACAACTGCTGTATGCAGCGGGTGTGCTTCTTTTGAGTTTGGGATGGAGGAAAACAGCCGAATTTATTGCACCAATGGACGCTGTTTGTAACACGCTTGTTTCAGTAATTCTTCCTGCAAGAAATGAGGAAAAAAATATTGAACGTTGCTTAAACGCGCTTATGAATCAAAGTTATCCTGCAGCGCTTTTCGAAATAATTGTAGTGGACGATAACTCATCAGATAAAACAGCGCTTTTGGTAAAAGATTTTTGCAAAAACCATCCACAATTGCGCATACAATTAATTGAACTTCCTGAATTAATCGAAACAATTGCACCCAAAAAAAGAGCCATCGAAAAAGGTGTTGAACTTAGCAGTGGTGACCTTTTGCTGATGACCGATGCCGATTGTTGGGTTAGTTCAACTTGGATTCAGACGATGGTTTTATTTTATATCGAATCCGACGCTAAGTTGATTGTTGGTCCGGTAATCGTGGAGCAGGATGCACATTCCGGTATACTTCAGGCCTTCGAAAAACTCGACTTTTTTAGTTTGGTGATCAGTGGTGCTTCCTCTCTTTACTATAATAAAGCCTTACTCTGCAACGGTGCTAATTTAGCTGTGGATAAAAAAGCCTATGCCAAAGTGATTCAAGAAACAAAAGGACAAAGCATTGCTTCGGGAGATGATATGTTTTTAATGCTTGCTATTCAGTCTAATTTTTCGGAAGCAGTTAAGTTTTTGAAATCAAATGAAGCGCTGGTTAAAACGAAAGCACAGTCCAATTTTCTTTCCTTACTAAGTCAGCGGAAGCGATGGGCTTCCAAGAGTTTTTTGTATGCCGATGGCTATCTTACCTTGGTGTCATTGCTCGTTATTTTAGTGCATATCTTCCTGCTTTTAACAGGTATACTTTCTATTTTCAATTTTAGTTTTTTACCACTTTTTTTGGGATTATTTTTGAGCAAAACCATAATAGATTTAATTTTTTTATATCCCATTGCAAACTTCTTTGGAGATTCAAATATGTTGTGGAAAATAATCCCAACTGAACTCATCAATATATTTTTTATCCCATTAATTGGGATTGCGAGTTTCAAAAAAGCATACCGTTGGAAAGCAAGGAAATTAAATTAA
- a CDS encoding type II toxin-antitoxin system VapC family toxin, translating into MKPSMLDTDVLSEFLRGNPKVIAKVDEHLKKFGYISLSVITYYEILNGLLYKDAKKQLTKFEEFVVLNKLLPLSQRMAKSAAAIQAELRKKGTEIGHTDTLIAGTAVSSGLQLVTNNTKHFKRIKGLTVDNWTK; encoded by the coding sequence ATGAAACCTTCAATGCTCGACACCGATGTACTTTCAGAATTTTTAAGAGGGAATCCGAAAGTTATTGCAAAAGTTGATGAACACTTGAAAAAATTTGGATACATAAGTTTAAGTGTAATTACTTATTATGAAATTCTTAATGGTCTTCTATATAAAGACGCTAAAAAACAACTGACAAAATTTGAAGAATTTGTAGTGTTAAACAAATTACTTCCATTGAGTCAAAGAATGGCAAAATCAGCAGCGGCAATTCAGGCAGAACTTCGCAAAAAAGGCACCGAAATAGGACACACAGACACTTTAATTGCTGGAACTGCTGTATCGAGTGGCTTGCAACTTGTGACCAATAACACTAAGCATTTCAAGCGAATTAAAGGTTTGACAGTTGATAATTGGACGAAGTGA
- a CDS encoding tetratricopeptide repeat protein — MKLLSYKHLTVSFLFLLLMQSTIAENTVAESFLATGIGHFEKGNYDSAKINFNSAVQEAKKESDSKLLSNAYNNLGNCYANTGNAPEALKNYQLAVSIAEKIGDNARIAKTLKNIGTVYSEQKDFKMANQFYDRSLAIAQKIQDSSIIADIYNNQGVIFEQQNNYARAADVYTKALAIYRSEHNDDRISMGLNNLGIVYKYLGNYPQSLANYDEALALSKKLGDRFMIAATINNMGSVYALKGEYARALILYMEALDTAKKIKATEIIIENYDGIAYCYEMLQRYPEALKYRKLYEQERNEFINTQRSGQLADMQTKYETEKKENEIQLLKQKERISALEIAEQKLQIQKRNYLLYGGLLLLIGLSSGLYFWYGNQKLKNKLEQERAIKQTEENERMRIAKDIHDDLGSGLSKINFLSEVITQKATQFPEIKSGSEAVSETARKMVENMRDLIWALNPENTTLANLIARIREYSSEYLEDFPIELRASYPEQIAQMPISKESHRGVFMVVKESLNNIVKHAYAAEIKIVAKITPDNFSISIEDNGVGFDTTYYAAGNGLRNMKNRIQAAGGNMNIQSEIKRGTRISITVPLAAA, encoded by the coding sequence ATGAAGCTACTTTCATACAAGCACCTTACCGTTTCGTTTTTGTTTTTACTATTGATGCAGTCTACAATTGCTGAAAATACTGTTGCTGAATCTTTTTTGGCAACAGGTATTGGTCATTTCGAAAAGGGCAATTACGATTCTGCTAAAATAAATTTCAATTCTGCGGTGCAAGAAGCAAAAAAGGAAAGTGACAGCAAGTTACTAAGCAATGCCTACAATAATTTAGGAAACTGCTACGCCAATACCGGTAATGCTCCTGAAGCATTAAAAAATTATCAGCTGGCTGTGAGCATTGCCGAAAAAATTGGCGATAATGCCCGCATTGCTAAAACACTCAAGAATATTGGTACGGTGTATTCCGAGCAAAAGGATTTTAAAATGGCCAATCAGTTTTATGATCGTTCTTTAGCAATTGCTCAAAAAATACAGGATTCAAGCATCATAGCCGATATTTACAACAATCAAGGAGTTATTTTTGAGCAACAAAATAATTATGCAAGGGCTGCTGATGTTTACACAAAAGCACTTGCCATTTATCGCTCTGAGCACAACGACGACCGTATATCGATGGGCTTAAATAATTTGGGAATCGTATATAAATATTTGGGCAACTATCCTCAATCGCTTGCCAATTATGATGAAGCATTAGCACTCTCTAAAAAGTTGGGCGACCGATTTATGATCGCAGCTACTATAAATAACATGGGCAGTGTGTATGCACTTAAAGGTGAATATGCGCGCGCCTTAATTTTGTATATGGAGGCGCTCGACACAGCCAAAAAAATCAAAGCAACTGAAATCATTATCGAAAATTACGACGGTATTGCCTATTGTTATGAAATGCTTCAGCGCTATCCGGAAGCGTTAAAATACCGAAAATTATATGAGCAAGAGCGCAATGAATTTATAAACACACAACGCAGTGGCCAGCTAGCCGATATGCAAACCAAATACGAAACGGAGAAAAAGGAAAATGAAATTCAATTATTAAAGCAAAAGGAACGCATCAGTGCGCTAGAAATAGCAGAGCAAAAATTACAAATTCAAAAGCGAAATTATTTATTGTATGGCGGTTTGCTTTTATTAATAGGGCTTTCGAGCGGTCTCTATTTTTGGTATGGAAATCAAAAACTCAAAAATAAATTAGAGCAAGAACGCGCCATCAAACAAACGGAAGAGAATGAGCGCATGCGTATTGCAAAAGATATTCACGATGACTTAGGTTCGGGTTTGTCAAAAATTAATTTCTTAAGTGAAGTCATCACTCAAAAAGCCACACAATTTCCGGAGATAAAAAGCGGTAGTGAGGCAGTTTCTGAAACAGCAAGGAAAATGGTGGAAAACATGCGTGATTTAATTTGGGCGCTAAATCCTGAGAATACTACCCTTGCCAATTTGATTGCACGTATCCGCGAATACTCTTCTGAATACCTCGAAGATTTCCCTATCGAATTAAGAGCTTCCTATCCTGAACAAATAGCGCAAATGCCTATCAGTAAAGAAAGTCACAGAGGGGTTTTTATGGTGGTGAAAGAAAGTTTGAATAATATTGTGAAGCATGCTTACGCAGCAGAAATAAAAATTGTAGCTAAAATCACACCCGATAATTTTTCGATTAGCATTGAAGATAATGGTGTAGGCTTTGATACCACCTATTATGCAGCCGGAAATGGCTTACGTAACATGAAAAATCGGATTCAAGCAGCCGGTGGAAATATGAATATACAAAGCGAAATAAAAAGAGGAACACGCATCAGCATTACTGTTCCATTAGCAGCTGCATAG
- a CDS encoding response regulator transcription factor, which produces MIKVGIVEDEKQIRESLATLINGSEGFSCLDTFETAELAIEKIPFMNLDVVLMDIHLPEKTGIECIAAIKPKCPGTQFLMCTSLEDTETVFKALKVGATGYLTKTTQPAKILDAIAEVFNGGSPMSSSIARKVVASFQPAQNNVELQKLSTREKEILDLLAQGLRYKEIADKLFLSTETVRTHIRNIYEKLQVNSRTDALNKIFPK; this is translated from the coding sequence ATGATTAAAGTTGGAATCGTTGAAGACGAAAAACAAATCCGCGAAAGCTTAGCTACACTAATTAATGGGAGCGAAGGTTTTAGTTGCCTGGATACTTTTGAAACAGCTGAATTGGCTATCGAAAAAATTCCATTTATGAATTTGGATGTGGTACTCATGGACATTCACTTACCCGAAAAAACAGGCATCGAATGCATTGCCGCCATTAAGCCGAAGTGCCCGGGCACACAGTTTTTAATGTGTACTTCATTGGAAGATACCGAAACGGTTTTTAAAGCACTGAAAGTAGGTGCAACCGGCTACCTCACCAAAACAACCCAACCTGCCAAAATATTAGATGCTATTGCAGAAGTATTTAATGGCGGTTCACCCATGAGCAGCAGTATAGCACGAAAAGTGGTTGCCTCCTTTCAACCTGCCCAAAACAATGTCGAACTTCAAAAACTATCGACCCGCGAAAAGGAAATTCTGGATTTATTGGCTCAAGGCTTGCGCTATAAAGAAATTGCCGACAAATTATTTTTAAGCACCGAAACTGTTCGCACCCACATACGAAACATTTATGAAAAGCTGCAAGTAAATTCCCGCACCGATGCTTTAAATAAAATTTTCCCAAAATAG
- the uvrA gene encoding excinuclease ABC subunit UvrA: MSVDPFEKLSPKEHILIKGARIHNLKNIDVAIPRNKFVVITGLSGSGKSSLAFDTLYAEGQRRYVESLSSYARQFLGRINKPEVDYIKGISPAIAIEQKVNSRNPRSTVGTTTEIYDYLKLLYARIGKTYSPISGDEVKKHSVADVVKKICSFPDGTKIILVSPLLPKQNYSLERQLQLLMQQGFTRVKAKEEVLKIEDCLLKLKEKDNKLKASDIFIFIDRFVANAADEDNMSRIADSVQTAFFEGDGECLIDVIYENTKKKMETFSFSNKFEMDGITFSEPSSHFFSFNNPLGACKNCEGFGSVIGIDEDLVIPDKSLSIYEGAVACWKGETMKEWKEQLVMNADKFDFPIHRPFYDLNAKEKKVLWTGNKYFQGLNDFFKYLEQQIYKIQYRVMLSRYRGKTTCPECNGTRLRKDASYVKVNGKSISEIVLMPVKQSVVYFQQLKLDKYDTEVGKRLLTEIANRLQFLVDVGLGYLTLNRLSNSLSGGESQRINLATSLGSSLVGSMYVLDEPSIGLHPRDTQQLIKVLNSLRNLGNTLIVVEHDEEIMKAADQLIDIGPLAGSHGGHLVFQGDWKQIEKEKTSLTAQYLNGTTKIELPEHRRKWNDYILVKGARENNLKNIDVKFPLHTMTVVTGVSGSGKTSLVKRVLYPSLKKMFGGYGEQTGLLDRIEGSYNKITAVEMIDQNPIGKSSRSNPVTYVKAYDEIRALFAEQALAKARGYKPSQFSFNVDGGRCEVCEGEGEVKIEMQFMADIHLQCESCNGKRFKQETLEILFKEKSIADILEMTVDDAIAFFDSETRPSNTEKKIVSRMQPLADVGLGYVQLGQSSNTLSGGEAQRIKLASFLTKGTSDENILFIFDEPTTGLHFHDIQKLLFAFNELVKHGHSLIVIEHNAEIIKCADWIIDLGPEGGEDGGTLVFEGIPEDLVKCKASYTGKYLKGKL, encoded by the coding sequence ATGTCAGTTGACCCATTCGAAAAACTATCGCCCAAAGAACATATACTTATAAAAGGTGCACGAATTCACAATCTTAAGAATATTGATGTTGCCATTCCACGAAATAAATTTGTTGTCATAACAGGACTTTCCGGTTCCGGAAAATCATCCTTGGCATTTGATACTTTGTATGCCGAAGGCCAAAGGCGCTATGTTGAAAGTTTATCCTCTTATGCCCGCCAATTCCTTGGTCGTATAAATAAACCGGAAGTAGATTATATAAAAGGAATTTCACCGGCGATTGCCATCGAACAAAAAGTAAATTCCCGCAATCCAAGGTCTACAGTTGGTACCACAACTGAGATATACGATTACCTAAAGTTATTGTATGCACGAATTGGTAAAACCTACTCCCCCATTTCGGGCGATGAAGTAAAAAAACATTCGGTTGCCGATGTGGTGAAAAAGATTTGTTCGTTCCCCGATGGCACTAAAATTATATTGGTTTCTCCGCTTCTGCCCAAGCAAAATTATAGCCTCGAGCGACAATTGCAGCTGCTGATGCAACAGGGTTTTACACGTGTAAAGGCTAAGGAGGAAGTGCTTAAAATTGAAGATTGTTTATTAAAGTTAAAAGAGAAAGACAACAAACTAAAAGCTTCCGATATTTTTATTTTCATTGATCGTTTTGTAGCCAATGCTGCCGATGAAGATAATATGAGTCGCATTGCCGACAGTGTGCAAACAGCATTTTTTGAAGGAGATGGCGAGTGTTTGATTGATGTGATTTATGAAAACACTAAAAAAAAGATGGAGACTTTTTCGTTCTCCAATAAGTTTGAAATGGATGGCATTACTTTCTCGGAGCCTTCCTCGCATTTTTTTAGTTTTAATAACCCATTGGGTGCTTGCAAAAATTGTGAGGGTTTTGGAAGTGTTATTGGTATTGATGAAGATTTGGTTATTCCGGACAAAAGTCTTTCAATTTACGAAGGTGCTGTAGCATGCTGGAAAGGCGAAACCATGAAAGAATGGAAAGAGCAATTGGTGATGAATGCCGATAAATTTGATTTTCCGATTCACCGTCCATTTTACGATTTAAACGCCAAAGAAAAGAAGGTTTTGTGGACAGGGAATAAATATTTTCAAGGATTAAACGACTTCTTTAAATACCTCGAACAACAAATTTACAAAATACAATATCGCGTGATGCTCTCGCGTTACCGCGGAAAAACTACTTGTCCGGAATGTAATGGAACACGCTTGCGCAAAGATGCTTCTTATGTGAAGGTGAATGGAAAATCCATCAGCGAAATTGTGCTTATGCCTGTAAAACAATCGGTCGTATATTTTCAACAGTTAAAACTGGATAAATACGATACTGAAGTGGGTAAACGCTTGTTGACTGAAATTGCAAATCGATTGCAATTTTTAGTGGATGTAGGTTTGGGCTATCTTACACTAAACCGTTTATCCAATAGTTTATCGGGTGGTGAATCGCAACGTATAAACTTGGCTACTTCATTAGGAAGCAGTTTGGTGGGAAGCATGTATGTATTAGACGAACCCAGCATAGGCCTGCATCCGCGCGATACGCAGCAGTTGATAAAAGTATTGAACTCACTTCGCAATCTCGGCAATACTTTAATAGTTGTGGAGCATGACGAAGAAATAATGAAAGCTGCCGACCAATTAATTGACATTGGTCCATTGGCCGGATCACATGGTGGTCATTTGGTTTTTCAAGGCGATTGGAAACAAATTGAAAAAGAAAAAACAAGTTTAACCGCCCAGTATTTAAATGGCACCACAAAAATTGAATTGCCGGAACATCGTAGGAAATGGAATGATTATATTTTGGTAAAAGGTGCTCGCGAAAACAATTTAAAAAATATTGATGTAAAATTTCCATTACACACCATGACCGTTGTAACCGGTGTAAGCGGCAGTGGAAAAACATCCTTGGTGAAGCGTGTTTTGTATCCGTCACTCAAAAAAATGTTTGGTGGTTATGGTGAACAAACCGGTTTACTCGACCGAATTGAAGGCAGTTACAACAAGATTACCGCAGTGGAAATGATTGACCAAAATCCAATTGGGAAATCATCGCGCTCTAATCCGGTAACCTATGTAAAAGCCTACGACGAAATTCGCGCATTATTTGCTGAACAAGCTTTAGCAAAAGCGCGTGGTTACAAACCTTCACAGTTTTCTTTTAATGTAGATGGTGGGCGCTGCGAAGTGTGTGAAGGCGAAGGTGAAGTAAAAATTGAAATGCAATTTATGGCCGACATTCACTTGCAATGTGAGAGCTGTAACGGTAAGCGTTTCAAACAAGAAACCTTGGAAATTTTGTTCAAAGAAAAATCCATTGCCGATATTTTAGAAATGACTGTGGATGATGCCATTGCTTTTTTTGACAGTGAAACCCGTCCGAGCAATACGGAGAAAAAAATTGTGAGCCGCATGCAACCCTTGGCAGATGTGGGTCTTGGATATGTACAGTTGGGGCAGTCGAGCAATACATTAAGTGGCGGAGAAGCGCAACGTATAAAACTTGCTTCGTTTTTAACCAAGGGAACAAGCGATGAAAATATTTTATTTATTTTTGATGAACCCACTACCGGCTTGCATTTTCACGACATCCAAAAATTATTGTTTGCTTTTAATGAATTAGTAAAACACGGACATTCACTAATAGTAATCGAGCACAATGCCGAAATAATTAAATGTGCCGATTGGATAATTGACTTAGGACCCGAAGGTGGCGAAGATGGCGGAACACTTGTATTTGAAGGTATTCCTGAAGATTTGGTAAAGTGTAAAGCTTCTTATACCGGAAAATATTTGAAGGGAAAACTTTAG
- the arfB gene encoding aminoacyl-tRNA hydrolase, whose translation MKTRDFSSEYKIKATRSSGKGGQNVNKVSTKIELNFNLEDSELLSDKEKELLREKWKNRIAQDGFIRIVCQEDRSQLKNKEKAIKKFYDLLARSLQKQKKRIAVEPSKAMVEERLQEKKLLSQKKSNRKKISDLN comes from the coding sequence GTGAAAACAAGAGATTTTTCATCCGAATATAAGATTAAAGCTACCCGCAGCAGCGGTAAAGGGGGACAGAATGTAAATAAAGTTTCTACCAAAATTGAACTCAACTTTAATTTAGAAGACTCCGAATTGTTAAGTGACAAGGAAAAGGAATTGTTGCGTGAAAAGTGGAAGAATCGCATAGCACAGGATGGTTTTATTCGCATTGTTTGTCAGGAAGATCGCTCTCAACTAAAGAATAAAGAAAAGGCAATAAAGAAGTTTTATGATTTACTAGCCCGATCGTTGCAAAAACAAAAGAAGCGAATTGCTGTTGAACCCAGCAAAGCGATGGTGGAAGAAAGATTACAAGAGAAAAAGTTACTTTCGCAAAAGAAATCAAACCGAAAAAAAATCAGCGACCTGAATTAA
- a CDS encoding flippase-like domain-containing protein, with translation MASFAYLYYKISAQDVVLMWKQTLLLLNDKDKATLFLYTLLLVFVNWGIEALKWRKLIHRLEAITFFESLKSVLAGVAVSLITPNRAGEFAGKIFYLRNANRADAMLLSIVGSLSQVLITFCIGLFAFYYYLIEFQAFSINPTLLFSFFASVVTMSMFLFFNVEYIAKHWKSWNFIQKIIPYHPEKFSLSKKEIGFLVLLSAFRFIVFSVQFYLLMKVFDLGLGVKESFVLIALYFFLISLIPTYALSELGVRGSVAISLFGPFGMSSAGVLTASLLLWMINIALPAVAGSFFVYQLRFFKTDDE, from the coding sequence TTGGCGTCATTCGCCTACCTCTATTACAAAATTTCGGCGCAAGACGTGGTGCTCATGTGGAAACAAACCTTGCTCTTACTTAACGATAAAGATAAAGCCACACTTTTTTTGTACACACTGCTCTTAGTTTTTGTAAACTGGGGAATAGAAGCGCTGAAGTGGCGAAAATTAATTCATCGACTCGAAGCCATCACATTTTTTGAATCCCTTAAATCAGTGCTAGCCGGCGTAGCGGTGAGTTTAATCACTCCTAATCGTGCCGGTGAATTTGCCGGTAAAATATTTTACTTGCGAAATGCCAATCGTGCCGATGCCATGCTGCTTAGCATTGTGGGAAGTCTTAGCCAAGTGTTAATCACTTTTTGTATCGGACTTTTTGCATTTTACTACTATTTAATTGAATTTCAAGCATTTTCAATAAACCCCACCTTGCTATTTAGCTTTTTTGCCAGTGTAGTAACAATGAGTATGTTTCTGTTTTTTAATGTCGAATACATTGCCAAGCATTGGAAAAGCTGGAATTTTATTCAAAAAATAATACCCTATCATCCCGAAAAATTTAGCTTATCCAAAAAAGAAATAGGCTTTCTGGTGCTCTTATCTGCATTTCGATTTATTGTATTTTCAGTGCAATTTTATTTGCTCATGAAAGTTTTTGATTTAGGCCTTGGTGTGAAAGAATCGTTTGTGTTAATTGCCCTTTATTTTTTTCTTATTTCACTTATACCTACTTATGCCTTAAGCGAATTAGGCGTAAGAGGATCGGTGGCCATTAGTTTATTTGGTCCTTTTGGAATGAGCAGTGCCGGTGTGTTAACTGCTTCACTTTTACTGTGGATGATTAATATTGCCCTACCCGCAGTTGCCGGCTCCTTTTTTGTGTACCAACTTCGTTTTTTTAAAACGGATGATGAATAA